The Pongo abelii isolate AG06213 chromosome 11, NHGRI_mPonAbe1-v2.0_pri, whole genome shotgun sequence genome includes a window with the following:
- the LOC100434283 gene encoding protein FRG2-like-2 isoform X2, protein MGKGNEDADLHCSSIQCSTDQPPFQQISFTEKGSDEKKPFKGKGKTAFSHSSEKHTQRQGSEPNPNKENSEETKLKAGNSTAGSEPESSSYRENCRKRKISSKDSCKDRAGNCPEEECSLTLNKKSRSSTAVHNSEIQETCDVHHRGRSRVRTGRSKRHRSRALGVQTPSLRKSLVTSVRAMSEAVYQDLAQVWAQQIHSPLTCEQRILLTQLRGPLCAQVQTLYSMATQAAYVFPAESWLVPATLPGPGDSALERETHPFPGQEITEPVSGSDKAKLGAP, encoded by the exons atgggaaagggaaatgaagacGCCGATCTCCACTGCTCCTCCATCCAGTGCTCCACTGACCAGCCCCCTTTCCAGCAGATCTCCTTTACAGAAAAGGGCTCAGATGAGAAGAAACCATTCAAAGGAAAAGGCAAGACCGCCTTCTCCCATTCCAGTGAGAAGCACACACAAAGGCAAG GATCAGAGCCCAATCCAAACAAGGAGAATTCTGAGGAAACCAAGCTCAAGGCCGGGAACAGCACTGCTGGATCAG AACCAGAGTCCAGCTCATACCGGGAAaactgcaggaaaagaaaaatcagttccAAGGACAGCTGCAAAGACAGAGCAG GGAACTGTCCAGAAGAGGAGTGCAGCTTGACGTTGAATAAAAAATCAAGATCCTCCACCGCTGTGCACAACAGTGAAATCCAGGAGACCTGTGATGTCCACCATAGGGGACGTTCCAGGGTTCGCACTGGGCGCAGCAAGCGGCATAGATCTCGGGCCCTAGGAGTCCAAACACCGTCACTTCGAAAAAGCTTGGTGACCTCTGTGCGAGCTATGTCAGAGGCTGTTTATCAAGACCTAGCCCAGGTGTGGGCACAGCAGATCCATTCTCCACTGACCTGTGAGCAGCGGATACTGCTCACTCAGCTCCGGGGGCCTCTGTGTGCCCAGGTGCAGACCTTGTATTCCATGGCCACCCAGGCAGCTTATGTCTTCCCTGCTGAGAGCTGGCTTGTCCCAGCCACACTGCCTGGTCCTGGGGATTCAGCCTTGGAGAGAGAAACCCATCCCTTCCCTGGGCAGGAGATAACTGAGCCTGTCAGTGGATCAGATAAGGCTAAGCTGGGAGCACCCTGA
- the LOC100434283 gene encoding protein FRG2-like-2 isoform X1, giving the protein MGKGNEDADLHCSSIQCSTDQPPFQQISFTEKGSDEKKPFKGKGKTAFSHSSEKHTQRQAGSEPNPNKENSEETKLKAGNSTAGSEPESSSYRENCRKRKISSKDSCKDRAGNCPEEECSLTLNKKSRSSTAVHNSEIQETCDVHHRGRSRVRTGRSKRHRSRALGVQTPSLRKSLVTSVRAMSEAVYQDLAQVWAQQIHSPLTCEQRILLTQLRGPLCAQVQTLYSMATQAAYVFPAESWLVPATLPGPGDSALERETHPFPGQEITEPVSGSDKAKLGAP; this is encoded by the exons atgggaaagggaaatgaagacGCCGATCTCCACTGCTCCTCCATCCAGTGCTCCACTGACCAGCCCCCTTTCCAGCAGATCTCCTTTACAGAAAAGGGCTCAGATGAGAAGAAACCATTCAAAGGAAAAGGCAAGACCGCCTTCTCCCATTCCAGTGAGAAGCACACACAAAGGCAAG CAGGATCAGAGCCCAATCCAAACAAGGAGAATTCTGAGGAAACCAAGCTCAAGGCCGGGAACAGCACTGCTGGATCAG AACCAGAGTCCAGCTCATACCGGGAAaactgcaggaaaagaaaaatcagttccAAGGACAGCTGCAAAGACAGAGCAG GGAACTGTCCAGAAGAGGAGTGCAGCTTGACGTTGAATAAAAAATCAAGATCCTCCACCGCTGTGCACAACAGTGAAATCCAGGAGACCTGTGATGTCCACCATAGGGGACGTTCCAGGGTTCGCACTGGGCGCAGCAAGCGGCATAGATCTCGGGCCCTAGGAGTCCAAACACCGTCACTTCGAAAAAGCTTGGTGACCTCTGTGCGAGCTATGTCAGAGGCTGTTTATCAAGACCTAGCCCAGGTGTGGGCACAGCAGATCCATTCTCCACTGACCTGTGAGCAGCGGATACTGCTCACTCAGCTCCGGGGGCCTCTGTGTGCCCAGGTGCAGACCTTGTATTCCATGGCCACCCAGGCAGCTTATGTCTTCCCTGCTGAGAGCTGGCTTGTCCCAGCCACACTGCCTGGTCCTGGGGATTCAGCCTTGGAGAGAGAAACCCATCCCTTCCCTGGGCAGGAGATAACTGAGCCTGTCAGTGGATCAGATAAGGCTAAGCTGGGAGCACCCTGA